The Metabacillus schmidteae nucleotide sequence GAAGAGAAATTGTATTCTTTTTTGATTGATCCTGCTTTTGTTGTGGAATCCTTTAAGATATAATGCAAAATTTTACCTTGAGCGTTTTTTATATAAACCGTGACTTTACCAGGTTCATTTATATGAAAGGATATGGTTGCTTTCTTTTTTGTTTGATCACTTGTTACTTTCACCTGGCTGATAGTTGGAGCTTTTTTATCGATAACGGGCTTTTTAGCAGGTGTTGCAGGTTTTACTGGGTTATTGGCAGGAGCTGAAACAACAGGCAGCTTTGTGCTAGAAGGTTTCGCTTCTGAAACAACAGGCTGTTTTGTACTAGATGGTTTTTCTTCTGTAACAACAGGCTCCTTTATACTAACAGATGTTTCTTCTTTCAAATCAGGTTGTTGTGTAAGTGTCTGCTGTCTTTCCGTGTAATCTTTGATAAGACTTGTACCATCATAGTAAAAGTCTAAAATGTCACGATAGGAGTGTCCTGCATCTGCACGGTTTTTTGCTCCCCATTGACTCAAACCGACACCATGTCCATCACCAAGTCCTGAGATTGTAATGCTATCGTTTGTTTCTGCTTTTTTTGTGACGAGATAGCTTAAGATTACCCGGTTTCCAATCATAGCACGAATGCGAGTTGCTGGTATGTTTACATATTCAATCTTTTGTAAAATAAGCTCTCCATCTGGGGTCGCGATATCTTTCACATAAAATTCAATTGTGATATCTCCTTTAGAAACCCTGCCGCCAGATGTCGGGGTGTGAAGAGATAACTTAGGAACTGAGACGATTTTGATGTCTTTTCCTGCATATCCGTTTTGCGTAAGCCATGTTTTTATAGTGGAGGTAAGTGAGCGGTCTGCTTCTGTTGTTATATTCCACCATAACGAAGGATTCTTTAGGTTTAGCGATGAAGTATTAATTTGTTGTTTTCTAATCGTAAATTGCCAAGGTGTTTTTGAATCAAAGGAATCTGTTTTTATAGGTAGGTACGATAAAGCAGAACTCCCCCATGCATTCGCATTAGACTCGGTTTTTCCACCATTACTTGCTGAAAAAACAGTGCTCACAAGGCGGCCGTTTTGTCTTAATACTTCACCATAGGTTTCATTTACGGCAGCATCAGTATTTGGATGCCAAGCATAGCCGCCATATACTTGATAATTGATTGTATCGTCTATCACTCTTGACAGATAACCAATAGCATACGAACGAGCAGCTACTGCTTGTGACTTAAGGGCTTCTTTATTCCAACTTGCCATCATTTCAAATGGAACAACCCCTTTTAAATAATCCTCAAGATAGACAGTATTAATTGGACGAATATATTTCGTATTTTCAACGACAAATCGGAAAGATCCAAGATATGGTCGGTTATTGACTTCAAGATAATTTTTGTAAGACACAGGAGATAGCTCTAATTGGTCAACGGTAGCTAGTTTCGTTGATCCATCAAACAATGAGATTTCTCCATTTTCAACCTTTGCGACATACGTTCTCTCATCAAGTAAGCGAAGTTTTTGATTGGCTATTAAAAATTCACCATGAATTTTTAGAGAAAGCTGTGATTGATTGCCAATATAATTTACAAGCTTTACTTGAACTTGTGGCTCTATATTACTCGCTTTAGTTATTGAAAGTGGAAAAATAGAGATAAATAGGATAATAGCTAAAAAGAATAAAAAATTCCTCTTCAAATACATTCATTCTCCTTTATATGACAGAATAATAGCTTTCCAGTGAGAATCATACAAAAGAGAGACTAGAAGTAGCAATAGGAGATTAAAGGGAAAAATAGCATAGGAGGTGAATGTCCCATATTAAGTCTCTAAATACCAATAGAAAGTCTTCGTTTTGGCAGGATATATTCAGGCAGAAGGAAAAGTAAATAAACAGAATTATTAAGATCTGGAATCTGAAACAAAAATTCACTGAAAATTAGTGGTGAAGTACGCAGGTATCAGTCGAGGTGTGTTCTTAAAAAGAAAAAGTGAAGGAAATGGGTAAGGGATGAATGAATACATAATGAAAAAAGCCGAACGATTTCGGCTTTTAATAATATTTAATATTTCCATCTCCTGTTGTTTTCTTCCACGTTTTTCTCATAAGTAAACATACAAAGCCAATTAAGGCGACAACCAAAATACTAACAAAGAAACCGGGTCTGATCGTTTTTTCTAGTAAAGTTCCACTGATTGCGGCAAGAATTAGTATCAGCCCAAGAATGGCTAGTAACTTGTTCAAAAGCTTTAATTCCAATAGCTTAAAGGAAGAACATAGGATAAATAACCAATTATACAAAAGCAAAATTCCTGCAGCGGTTGAAATGTACTCATATATTTTACCCGGAAGCAACAAGGCAGTAACAATTGAAGCAATAAGTCCAATTGTTGCAAGTCCTAATGAAGGCAGGGGCAAGTTTTTATAATTTAATTTTTTCGCAAACAATGCAGGTGCATCACCATCATTTGCAAGGGTGACCAGTAAATTGGTTACTCCGTATAATGCAGCAGTCATCGTAGAAAACCCGGCAATAATAATCGCTCCATTAAACACATGAGGGAAAAACGGAAGATTAAAATTAGCGAGTGCTGTCACAAACGGACTCTCCTTATCGTGAAACGCATCAATAGACACAATGGAGACAGCAAGCCCAAGTGATAATACATAGACGGTTGTTAAGCTAATAAGCATTAACGTACCTGCCTTTGGTGCATCTTCTTTATTTTTTAATTGCATGGCCATAATGCCAATAACTTCGATTCCGCCATATGCATAAAACGCATAAATAAGAGAAGCGTAAAAACCGCGAAATCCTTCAGGAAAAATCTCGCCTAATTTAAGTGGTACACCTGTTGGCTTTGCTCCATCTCCGTTGATCCAGCCAAATAGTGCAGCTAAAGCGAGAACGATAAACATAATAATCGCAGCAAATTTAACGATTGCGAAGATATTTTCCATCTTATCAAAGCCTTTTGTTCCCGTTATTACGACTATTATGGAGAGAATCGCGTATAAAGCAGCAAAGATCCACAATGGAACTTTAGGAAACCAAAACTGTGATAAAATGGCCAACGCTGTCAACTGACTACCCATTACAAGAATATTGGAACACCAATAATTCCATCCACATCCGAATGCAGCCCATTTTCCAAAAGCTTTTCCGGCATAATAGCAGAATGATCCCTCTTGAGGATCCTGTGCTGTCATTTTGGCTAAAACATTATATACAATATAAGTGCCTAAAGCAGCTATTAAAAAGGAGAATACAATTGCAGGTCCGGCAATACTTACTCCAATTGCAGACCCGAGGAAATAGCCGGTTCCAATCGTACAGCCGATCCCGATTAAAGAAAGCTGCCACCACTTTAATTCACCTTGTGTTGATTTTTTCTTTTGTCCGGTGTTACTCATCCATTCGCCCTCCTCATACTTCCCTATTTATTATTGTTGGATAGGATGAGTGTGATTATGTAAGGAGAGAGAAAAAAGTAGGTTTTAATGATGGAGACAACGGGTTAGCTATCAAAAAAGCTTTAAATTACAAAAACCCCCATATAGGGGGAGGCGAAAAGTTTTTACTTAAACGAAAGAATTGAACGAAAATCCATCGATAGACTCGATTTTACCCCGCCACCAAGTACCCTTTGAATGTGATAATTCCCCATGACTATTTAGATATTTTGCATCCTTAAGGTGGATAAAGGTAAAAGGATTTGCTTTATCTTTAGATTCTTTTTCTGCTTCCTGTTGTTTCTGTTGTGCATACTCTTCCTTTAAATCATGGAATTTTTTTGAAATAATCTTGGACATTGTACTATCATCAAAGTTTTTTGATGCCTCTGTAATTCCTTCGTAGTAGGCTGTAGCACCAATTAATATACCGGAGATTATTGC carries:
- a CDS encoding SpoIID/LytB domain-containing protein — protein: MKRNFLFFLAIILFISIFPLSITKASNIEPQVQVKLVNYIGNQSQLSLKIHGEFLIANQKLRLLDERTYVAKVENGEISLFDGSTKLATVDQLELSPVSYKNYLEVNNRPYLGSFRFVVENTKYIRPINTVYLEDYLKGVVPFEMMASWNKEALKSQAVAARSYAIGYLSRVIDDTINYQVYGGYAWHPNTDAAVNETYGEVLRQNGRLVSTVFSASNGGKTESNANAWGSSALSYLPIKTDSFDSKTPWQFTIRKQQINTSSLNLKNPSLWWNITTEADRSLTSTIKTWLTQNGYAGKDIKIVSVPKLSLHTPTSGGRVSKGDITIEFYVKDIATPDGELILQKIEYVNIPATRIRAMIGNRVILSYLVTKKAETNDSITISGLGDGHGVGLSQWGAKNRADAGHSYRDILDFYYDGTSLIKDYTERQQTLTQQPDLKEETSVSIKEPVVTEEKPSSTKQPVVSEAKPSSTKLPVVSAPANNPVKPATPAKKPVIDKKAPTISQVKVTSDQTKKKATISFHINEPGKVTVYIKNAQGKILHYILKDSTTKAGSIKKEYNFSSLANGTYSVGIVALDNSNNRASTIPSFTVKKPAPVVKTKTGKVTATKLNVRSTASTKAKVIGSLKKNQTVTIVSTSGTWLKIKYGKSYGYVYKSYIK
- a CDS encoding amino acid permease, whose translation is MSNTGQKKKSTQGELKWWQLSLIGIGCTIGTGYFLGSAIGVSIAGPAIVFSFLIAALGTYIVYNVLAKMTAQDPQEGSFCYYAGKAFGKWAAFGCGWNYWCSNILVMGSQLTALAILSQFWFPKVPLWIFAALYAILSIIVVITGTKGFDKMENIFAIVKFAAIIMFIVLALAALFGWINGDGAKPTGVPLKLGEIFPEGFRGFYASLIYAFYAYGGIEVIGIMAMQLKNKEDAPKAGTLMLISLTTVYVLSLGLAVSIVSIDAFHDKESPFVTALANFNLPFFPHVFNGAIIIAGFSTMTAALYGVTNLLVTLANDGDAPALFAKKLNYKNLPLPSLGLATIGLIASIVTALLLPGKIYEYISTAAGILLLYNWLFILCSSFKLLELKLLNKLLAILGLILILAAISGTLLEKTIRPGFFVSILVVALIGFVCLLMRKTWKKTTGDGNIKYY
- the gvpU gene encoding gas vesicle accessory protein GvpU, which produces MAKEQTQMSTNDAIMLMFLDLVEQDGIEVGVTLSVKGAIISGILIGATAYYEGITEASKNFDDSTMSKIISKKFHDLKEEYAQQKQQEAEKESKDKANPFTFIHLKDAKYLNSHGELSHSKGTWWRGKIESIDGFSFNSFV